A genomic stretch from Lathyrus oleraceus cultivar Zhongwan6 chromosome 2, CAAS_Psat_ZW6_1.0, whole genome shotgun sequence includes:
- the LOC127122454 gene encoding extensin-like yields MARAEERLQLPSPPIRIIISPVYTPPPPPSPPNSFIIVPPTYSPPPPPPYLPPLPPPPPYLLPLPPSSSLPPPASVTHSRHFAKLFILIALAVAFGLYSVTVVIWILYKLCGWWYSSRQMNVDWETQRTASVQMV; encoded by the coding sequence ATGGCGAGAGCTGAGGAGCGTCTTCAGCTACCTTCCCCTCCGATTCGAATAATAATCTCACCGGTATATACTCCTCCACCACCACCTTCCCCTCCAAATTCATTTATCATCGTACCACCAACATACAGTCCTCCACCTCCACCTCCATATTTACCTCCACTTCCACCTCCACCTCCATATTTACTTCCACTTCCACCTTCATCTTCCCTTCCACCTCCAGCTTCTGTGACGCATTCTCGACATTTTGCAAAGTTATTCATTTTAATAGCTTTAGCAGTTGCATTTGGGCTATATAGTGTTACAGTTGTCATTTGGATATTGTACAAACTGTGTGGATGGTGGTATAGCTCTAGACAAATGAATGTAGATTGGGAGACGCAACGTACTGCTTCAGTACAGATGGTATAG